The following are from one region of the Aspergillus luchuensis IFO 4308 DNA, chromosome 4, nearly complete sequence genome:
- a CDS encoding uncharacterized protein (COG:S;~EggNog:ENOG410PSVV), with protein MPFGNQDSGVTGGAKFVTSTLGNAVGGVSRTVGGVTGAAGRGIGDTITGATGSAGKPVGDALGSVGSGVEDGARKVAKGIEDAGQWK; from the coding sequence ATGCCTTTTGGAAATCAGGATTCCGGAGTGACTGGCGGGGCCAAATTCGTCACATCGACCCTCGGCAACGCGGTCGGCGGCGTCTCTCGCACTGTTGGCGGGGTGACAGGCGCCGCGGGGCGAGGTATCGGCGATACCATCACCGGCGCCACGGGGAGCGCAGGGAAGCCTGTTGGCGATGCACTAGGGAGTGTGGGCAGCGGCGTGGAAGATGGAGCTAGGAAGGTTGCCAAGGGAATTGAAGATGCTGGACAGTGGAAGTGA
- a CDS encoding uncharacterized protein (COG:P;~EggNog:ENOG410PG3H;~InterPro:IPR026871,IPR018303,IPR023298,IPR023299, IPR001757,IPR023214,IPR006539,IPR036412,IPR008250, IPR032630,IPR032631;~PFAM:PF13246,PF16209,PF00702,PF16212;~TransMembrane:10 (i134-151o157-176i474-496o516-540i1092-1108o1120-1141i1171-1190o1210-1229i1241-1260o1272-1292i);~go_component: GO:0016021 - integral component of membrane [Evidence IEA];~go_function: GO:0000166 - nucleotide binding [Evidence IEA];~go_function: GO:0000287 - magnesium ion binding [Evidence IEA];~go_function: GO:0005524 - ATP binding [Evidence IEA];~go_function: GO:0140326 - ATPase-coupled intramembrane lipid transporter activity [Evidence IEA];~go_process: GO:0015914 - phospholipid transport [Evidence IEA]), translating into MDPIQGKGDEELSRASDEVPPIPDQEAKSTKRARWATKRMTAASGLRKRVSILERGNRRNTRNNITDAATAGPESTETETASSRKVYFNLPIPDSERDEEGNLKNVYPRNKIRTSIYTPLTFIPKNLWLQFHNIANLYFLFVIILQCFSIFGDADPGLSAVPLIIIVVVTSIKDAIEDWRRTVSDNELNNSPVYRLTDWHNVNVTLDNVSAWRKFKKACTRATVFTYRAMKKLVRRKSADKDVAGDVEMADARPSVEPTSPIELRAVSLDARASGDWPDHADHSGRNAASGRVKGDILNPTKTASGQARFKRQHWKDVNVGDFVRLYNGDQIPADMVILSTSDPDGACYVETKNLDGETNLKVRHALNCGRAVRNARDCERAEFVIESPPPHANLYSFSGAIYYNQQDDPEAPPQERVEPITINNILLRGCSLQNTEWALGVALFTGSESKIMLNQGITPTKRPQMARNMNWNVLYNFAILFIMCLISGFINGFAWGLDDASLTFFEYGSYGGSAAVEGVVAFWVGVVLFQNLVPIALYISLEIVRWIQALFIFFDQHMYYERLQMSCVPKAWNISDDIGQIEYIFSDKTGTLTQNVMEFKKCTVNGVAYGEAYTEAQLGMQRRQGLLNVEEEAAKARQRISDGRVEMLQRLRQLHDNPYLKDENLTFVSPQYAADLGGASGDAQKQAVESFMAALALCHTVVTERIPGDPPQIEFKAQSPDEAALVATARDCGFTAMGRSGDRLLVNIMGEERSYRILNILEFNSTRKRMSVIVQMPDGTIRLLCKGADTVIYSRLAPGQQRQLRDVTSQHLETFAQEGLRVLCVAERILDEEFYREWSLKHDVAAAAIVDREEKLDEVAGIIEQDLMLLGGTAIEDRLQDGVPDTISLLADAGIKLWVLTGDKIETAINIGYSCNLLNNDMDIMVLSAPDSDMAAKELDSKLEQFGITGSDEELAAARQDHSPPPSTHALVLDGDCLRLMLDDALRQKFLLLCRRCKSVLCCRVSPAQKAAVVDMVKTGLNIMALSIGDGANDVAMIQKADVGVGIAGEEGRQAVMCADYAIGQFRFLQRLILVHGRWSYRRLGETTANFFYKNLVWTFALFWYSIYDNFDGSYLFEYTYITLVNVAFTSLPVIFMGIFDQDVDDRVSLAVPQLYMRGIERKEWTQLKFWIYMFDGFYQSIICFFMPYRLYSVANFQTENGLSIDDRYRVGVLVATCAVVASNTYVMMNMYRWDWLSSLINAISSLLIFFWTGVYSSFESSLTFYGAARQVYGALSFWVVLLLTVVMCLIPRFVIKCIQKVYFPLDVDIVREQVILGQFDYLKKYEAYVPPGATKLAASSDSEASTIPSDGGHTPQPHVTRDYPVPNGIDRTADSTPVAPLVDAQGAPTNLGSQVTSANASSVAFGLQRRESSESTSRDQSAFSSQLLAVDSTSMEPQMPHSPLKSRSDPSTYPV; encoded by the exons ATGGATCCCATACAAGGGAAAGGGGACGAGGAACTGAGTCGGGCCTCCGACGAGGTTCCTCCGATTCCCGACCAGGAAGCCAAATCCACCAAGCGCGCACGATGGGCGACGAAACGCATGACCGCCGCCAGCGGTCTTCGGAAGAGAGTCTCCATCCTGGAACGGGGCAACCGTCGTAATACGCGGAACAACATAACCGATGCAGCAACCGCAGGGCCAGAAAGCActgaaacagaaacagcTTCATCGCGGAAAGTCTACTTTAACCTTCCCATCCCGGACAGCGAGCGGGACGAGGAAGGCAATCTGAAGAACGTTTATCCCCGCAACAAGATTCGCACTTCTATCTACACGCCATTGACGTTCATCCCGAAGAACTTGTGGTTGCAGTTCCACAACATCGCTAATCTTTACTTCTTATTCGTCATCATTCTGCAGTGTTTCTCCATCTTTGGAGATGCCGACCCGGGTTTGAGTGCTGTTCCCCTGATCATTATCGTCGTGGTCACTTCGATCAAGGATGCTATCGAGGACTGGAGGCGAACGGTATCCGATAACGAACTCAACAACTCCCCGGTTTACCGTCTGACCGATTGGCACAATGTCAATGTCACCCTTGACAATGTGTCCGCCTGGCGAAAGTTCAAAAAGGCCTGTACTCGGGCCACCGTATTCACCTACCGTGCCATGAAAAAGCTCGTGCGCCGCAAGTCCGCCGACAAAGACGTGGCTGGAGATGTTGAGATGGCGGATGCCCGGCCATCCGTGGAACCCACCTCTCCGATTGAGTTGAGGGCCGTGTCCCTCGATGCCCGTGCTTCTGGAGATTGGCCGGATCATGCAGATCATTCCGGCAGAAATGCGGCCTCGGGCCGCGTCAAGGGCGACATCCTCAACCCGACCAAGACTGCTTCCGGGCAGGCTCGCTTTAAGCGTCAGCATTGGAAGGATGTCAACGTCGGTGACTTTGTGCGGCTGTACAACGGTGACCAGATTCCCGCGGACATGGTGATTCTCTCAACCTCTGACCCGGACGGTGCCTGCTATGTGGAAACCAAAAACCTGGACGGGGAGACCAATCTGAAGGTTCGCCATGCCCTTAACTGTGGTCGCGCAGTACGGAATGCTCGCGACTGTGAAAGAGCGGAATTTGTTATAGAAAGCCCTCCCCCGCATGCGAATCTCTATTCGTTCAGCGGTGCCATTTACTATAACCAACAGGACGATCCCGAGGCGCCGCCCCAGGAACGGGTAGagcccatcaccatcaacaataTTCTCCTCCGTGGCTGCAGCCTTCAGAACACAGAGTGGGCGTTGGGAGTGGCCTTGTTCACCGGTTCGGAATCAAAGATCATGCTGAATCAGGGTATCACTCCGACCAAGCGACCACAAATGGCACGTAACATGAACTGGAACGTTCTTTACAACTTTGCGATCCTCTTTATCATGTGCTTGATATCCGGTTTCATCAACGGTTTTGCCTGGGGACTGGATGACGCGTCCTTAACTTTCTTCGAATACGGCTCTTATGGTGGATCCGCCGCCGTGGAGGGTGTCGTTGCCTtctgggtgggtgtggtCCTCTTTCAGAACTTGGTTCCCATTGCCTTGTACATCTCACTGGAAATCGTGCGCTGGATCCAAGCGCTCTTTATATTCTTCGACCAGCACATGTATTACGAGCGGCTTCAGATGTCTTGCGTCCCAAAGGCCTGGAACATCTCAGATGACATCGGGCAGATCGAGTATATCTTCTCGGACAAAACAGGTACCTTGACGCAAAACGTCATGGAGTTCAAGAAATGTACGGTCAACGGCGTCGCATACGGTGAGGCCTATACTGAGGCCCAGTTGGGAATGCAGAGACGCCAGGGCTTGTTgaatgtggaggaggaagctgcCAAGGCTCGCCAACGTATCAGCGACGGTCGCGTGGAAATGCTGCAGCGACTGCGTCAACTGCACGACAACCCATATCTCAAGGACGAAAATCTGACCTTTGTCTCGCCTCAGTACGCAGCGGACCTAGGGGGTGCCTCCGGTGATGCCCAGAAGCAGGCTGTCGAGAGTTTCATGGCCGCGCTGGCTTTGTGCCACACAGTGGTTACGGAACGGATTCCGGGTGACCCCCCGCAAATTGAGTTCAAAGCCCAGTCTCCCGATGAGGCTGCCTTGGTGGCTACTGCTCGAGACTGTGGGTTCACAGCGATGGGTCGCTCGGGAGATAGGCTCCTTGTTAACATCATGGGTGAAGAACGCAGTTATAGGATCCTGAACATTTTGGAGTTCAACTCGACGCGTAAGAGAATGAGTGTTATCGTTCAAATGCCGGACGGAACCATCCGTCTGTTGTGTAAGGGTGCTGACACGGTCATTTATTCTCGCTTGGCTCCTGGTCAACAACGGCAGTTGAGGGATGTTACCTCACAGCACCTTGAGACCTTCGCTCAAGAAGGTCTCCGTGTGCTCTGCGTGGCAGAACGTATTCTCGACGAGGAATTCTACCGCGAGTGGAGTCTTAAGCACGacgtggcagcagcagccatcgTGGATCGCGAAGAGAAACTGGATGAGGTCGCAGGTATCATTGAACAGGATCTGATGCTCCTGGGTGGCACGGCAATCGAAGATCGGCTGCAGGATGGTGTGCCCGATACCATCTCTTTGTTGGCTGACGCCGGTATCAAGCTCTGGGTCTTGACAGGTGATAAGATTGAAACGGCTATCAATATCGGTTACTCCTGCAACCTTCTGAACAACGACATGGATATCATGGTATTGAGTGCTCCAGATTCTGATATGGCTGCCAAGGAGCTGGACAGCAAACTCGAACAGTTCGGAATTACTGGCTCGGACGAGGAATTAGCCGCGGCACGCCAGGACCACTCGCCACCCCCATCGACCCATGCCCTTGTCCTCGATGGGGACTGTCTTCGTTTGATGTTGGACGATGCCCTGAGGCAGAAATTCCTGTTGCTTTGCCGGCGCTGCAAGTCCGTCCTTTGTTGCCGTGTCAGTCCCGCCCAAAAAGCGGCGGTTGTTGATATGGTCAAGACTGGTTTGAACATCATGGCTTTGTCGATTGGAGATGGCGCCAACGACGTCGCCATGATCCAAAAAGCGGATGTCGGTGTAGGTATTGCAGGAGAGGAAGGTCGTCAGGCAGTCATGTGTGCCGATTACGCCATTGGTCAGTTCCGATTCCTACAGCGTCTCATTCTCGTTCATGGACGATGGTCGTATCGGCGGCTGGGCGAGACGACGGCCAATTTCTTCTACAAG AACTTGGTGTGGACGTTCGCGCTATTCTGGTATTCGATTTATGACAACTTCGATGGCTCCTACCTCTTCGAATACACGTATATTACCCTGGTGAACGTTGCCTTCACCTCCCTACCCGTCATTTTTATGGGAATCTTCGATCAGGATGTCGATGATAGGGTGTCTCTGGCCGTACCGCAGCTCTACATGCGTGGTATTGAGCGTAAGGAGTGGACGCAGTTGAAGTTCTG GATCTACATGTTCGACGGCTTCTACCAATCCAttatctgcttcttcatgccGTACAGGCTGTACTCGGTGGCCAATTTCCAAACAGAAAACGGACTCAGCATCGACGACCGGTATCGCGTGGGTGTGCTAGTCGCCACCTGTGCTGTGGTTGCTAGCAACACCTACGTGATGATGAACATGTACCGATGGGATTGGCTCTCCAGCTTAATCAATGCGATCAGTTCactgttgatcttcttctggacCGGTGTTTACTCATCCTTTGAGTCATCGTTGACATTCTATGGCGCCGCTCGCCAGGTTTATGGTGCGCTGTCATTCTGGGTTGTCCTCCTTCTGACCGTGGTAATGTGCCTTATTCCACGATTCGTCATTAAGTGCATCCAGAAGGTCTACTTCCCCCTGGATGTCGACATTGTCCGTGAACAAGTCATCCTGGGCCAATTCGATTATTTGAAGAAGTACGAAGCCTACGTGCCACCCGGTGCAACCAAGCTGGCAGCTTCATCGGACAGTGAAGCCTCGACCATTCCCTCGGACGGAGGCCATACTCCTCAGCCCCATGTCACGCGCGACTACCCCGTGCCTAATGGAATTGACCGCACGGCGGACTCGACACCTGTTGCACCGTTAGTCGATGCCCAAGGCGCGCCAACCAACCTGGGCAGCCAAGTGACCAGCGCCAACGCGAGCAGCGTGGCCTTTGGACTCCAGCGCCGCGAGTCTTCCGAGAGCACCAGTCGAGACCAATCAGCTTTCTCGAGCCAACTCCTAGCCGTTGATTCCACCAGCATGGAACCTCAAATGCCTCACAGTCCACTCAAAAGCCGAAGCGACCCCTCGACATACCCTGTATAG
- a CDS encoding trichothecene efflux pump (COG:G;~EggNog:ENOG410PM1B;~InterPro:IPR020846,IPR036259,IPR010573;~PFAM:PF06609,PF07690;~TransMembrane:14 (i29-47o67-85i97-116o122-146i153-176o188-207i227-248o254-277i298-315o335-354i366-383o389-416i428-447o518-536i);~go_function: GO:0022857 - transmembrane transporter activity [Evidence IEA];~go_process: GO:0055085 - transmembrane transport [Evidence IEA]): MDQKSSGELTATPVDLDELPAGYYCSKNFVGSLIAVCLMAISLYLGYVLPVNSLSAINADLGPDPSYSLISTVFTLISGVGLLLVGRLGDLFGRRYILIGGQLLGLIGAIVCATAKTVPTVIGGSVLCGLAAAVQLTFSFVIAELVPNRARPVVNAGIFITTLPFSAFGSLIADLFIANTARSWRWTYYLNIITCGLSIILLVLFYFPPGWDAKRGNESRIDGLKKFDYIGFLLYAGGLILVLLGLSWGGSSYAWHSAHVVAVLVIGFICLLAFALYEIFVPLQQPLLPMSLLRNRGYTGAVCSALVGNMVYFSMSLLWPTAITALYTTDTIKTGWLSISTGAGVIVGEVAAGILMKPVGYTKYQLIITTLMITAFSGALASINQYRQAYGIAFTAIGGFWVGYLELITIIMCPLYCSPQDIGLASGFLGSAKQVAGTIATAIYVAILDNRIAVDLPRDVSAAALNAGLPSSSLTDLLEAVSAGTTAAYDAVPGMTASILGKVTEAVKTAYSQSFRTVFLASIAFGGLSVIAACFAEGVDARFTKDVAAKLGGVDGDGKGGSEEKLKDGGEV; the protein is encoded by the exons ATGGACCAAAAGAGTTCCGGTGAGCTAACGGCCACCCCTGTCGACTTGGATGAATTGCCGGCCGGATACTACTGCAGTAAGAACTTTGTCGGCTCTCTCATTGCCGTGTGTTTGATGGCCATCAGTCTCTACCTGGGCTATGTCTTACCA GTAAACAGCTTGAGCGCTATCAATGCTGACCTGG GGCCGGACCCCAGCTACAGCTTGATCTCGACCGTTTTCACACTGATCTCCGGA GTTGGCCTCCTACTAGTTGGTCGCTTAGGAGATCTTTTTGGTCGCCGATACATCTTGATTGGAGGACAACTGCTCGGCCTCATCGGCGCCATAGTCTGCGCAACAGCCAAAACCGTTCCCACCGTCATCGGGGGCAGTGTCCTCTGCGGTCTGGCTGCTGCAGTGCAATTAACTTTCAGCTTCGTGATCGCTGAGCTGGTCCCCAACCGTGCTCGTCCGGTTGTCAACGCCggcatcttcatcacaaCGCTGCCATTCTCTGCGTTTGGTTCTCTGATTGCAGATCTGTTCATCGCCAACACCGCCCGCTCCTGGCGCTGGACCTACTACCTAAACATCATCACCTGTGGTCTATCTATCATTCTGCTGGTTTTGTTCTACTTCCCTCCTGGCTGGGATGCCAAGCGCGGAAACGAGAGTCGCATCGATGGTCTCAAGAAATTCGACTATATTGGCTTTCTCCTGTACGCTGGCGGATTGATTCTAGTCCTGCTTGGTCTCT CATGGGGTGGCTCATCGTATGCATGGCACTCAGCCCATGTCGTTGCTGTTCTGGTCATCGGATTcatctgcttgcttgcttttgctcTATATG AAATCTTCGTTCCCTTGCAGcagcccctcctccccatgtCCTTACTCCGAAACCGTGGATACACCGGTGCGGTATGCTCGGCACTAGTAGGAAACATGGTCTACTTCTCCATGAG TCTCCTCTGGCCAACAGCCATCACCGCCCTCTACACCACCGATACCATCAAAACTGGCTGGCTCTCA ATATCCACCGGCGCCGGCGTCATCGTTGGCGAAGTCGCCGCCGGCATCCTAATGAAACCCGTGGGATACACAAAATATCAACTGATCATAACCACTCTGATGATCACCGCATTCTCGGGCGCCCTGGCATCCATTAACCAATACCGCCAGGCATATGGCATCGCA TTCACCGCCATCGGCGGCTTCTGGGTCGGCTACCTCGAACTGATAACTATAATCATGTGCCCATTGTACTGCTCACCGCAAGACATCGGCCTCGCAAGCGGCTTCCTTGGTTCCGCAAAGCAAGTCGCCGGCACCATCGCCACCGCCATCTACGTCGCCATCCTGGACAACCGCATCGCGGTGGACTTGCCGCGCGATGTGTCTGCCGCCGCGTTGAATGCTGGTTTACCTTCATCGTCGCTGACGGATCTGCTTGAGGCGGTGTCAGCGGGGACGACGGCCGCGTATGATGCTGTCCCCGGCATGACGGCGAGTATTCTGGGGAAGGTGACAGAGGCGGTGAAGACGGCGTATTCGCAGTCGTTTCGCACGGTGTTTTTGGCGAGTATTGCGTTTGGTGGGTTGTCTGTGATTGCGGCGTGTTTCGCCGAGGGGGTAGATGCGAGGTTTACAAAGGATGTGGCGGCGAAATTGGGgggtgtggatggggatgggaaaggGGGGAGTGAGGAAAAGTtgaaggatggaggggaggtttAA